A stretch of DNA from Rhizobacter sp.:
TCTTCCTCACGCAGGACGACCTGGGCCTGCCGGGCTTCCACGGCGCACGCTGCGTGTGCAGCCCGCCGCCGCGAGACAAGGCCAACCAGCAGGTGATCTGGGACGGTCTGGCCGATGGCCTCTTCACCGTGCTGTCGTCGGACCACGCGCCCTTCAACTACGACAACGACGCGGGCGGCAAGCGCTTGGGCGGCAGGGAACCCGAGTTCCCTTACATCCCCAACGGCGTGCCCGGCATCGAGACGCGCATGGGCCTGCTGTTCTCGGAAGGCGTGCTCACCGGGCGCCTCACCCTCCAGCAGTTCGTCGCGCTCACCGCCACCAACGCGGCGCGCCTGTATGGCCTGTACCCGCGCAAGGGCACCATTGCCATCGGCAGCGACGCCGACCTCGTCGTCTGGGACACGGGCATGCCCTACACCATCCGCAACGAGGCGCTGCACCACGCCGCCGACTACACGCCCTACGAGGGCCGCGAACTGCAGGCCTGGCCCGCGATGACGCTGCTGCGCGGCGAGGTGGTCTGGGACGGGAAGGAGTTCCTCGGCCGCGCCGGTGCGGGCCAGTTCCTGCACTGCGAACGGCCGGAGGCGGCTCGCCCACGCCCGCGCGAGCAGAGCTGGCGGCGCTGGGTGGAGGTGGACGCATGAGCATGCCGCAACGTCTGCAGATCGTTGCGGCGGGGTACCGTTTCCTCGCCGAGGCCCACCCCGATGCGCCCGCCACCTTTGCGGCGTTCGCCAAGCTGCTGCCCTACCGGCAGAGGATCATTCATGTGCGCTGGAGCGGTGAAGCGGTTTGGGTCCCGCTGGGCGACTTCCAGCTGGGCGTGGGTTACGAGAACCACACCAGCCACCCGTCGGCAGGTGACGTGCTGTTCTACCCGGGAGGCTTCAGCGAAACGGAGCTGTTGATCGCCTACGGCGCCTGCAGTTTTGCCAGCAAGATGGGGCCGTTGGCGGGCAACCATTTCCTGAGCATCGTCGAAGGGAGAGAGCAGCTGCCGGCGCTTGGCCGCAAGGTTCTGCTGCAGGGCATGCAAGACGTCGTATTCGAGTGGGAGCCGGCTGCACGGAAGACTTAGACTCGCCACCCGTTCTCGCCGGTACGAAAAAATGTTGCCATCTCACCGACCCAGCACCGGCGCGGCTTCGCGGGCACGGTGGGCCATCGAATGGGAATGACGCGGCGCGCCGATGCGCCGGCCGGGCAACTGCTTCTGCCGGGCATCGAGCCGCCCCGGCGGCCGACCGATCGGCTCTTCTTCGCGCTGTTGCCCGAGGCGCCCGCTGCCACCGCCATCGCCGACCTGGCCAGGCGCCTGAAGGCGGAGCACGGCCTCAAGGGCCGGCCGCTTGCGAGCTCGCGCTTTCACGTCACGCTGCATTTCTTTGGCGATCACGTCGGTTTGCCGCAGGCGCTGGTCAATGGGCTGAGTGCTGCGGCTTCGGAGCTGCAGGGCACACCCTTCGACGTCACCTTCGACCACGCGGTGAGCTTTGCCGGCCGCCCGCGCAAGCGGCCCTTGGTGCTGCGCGGCAGCGACGAGGGCCTGGCCGCGCTGGTGGCCTTTCGCCAGGCGCTGAGCGACGCACTCGCCCGCCGCGGCCTCGGCCAGCTGGCCGAGGCACGCTTCACACCGCACGTCACCTTGCTCTACGACGATCAGCTGCGGCCGCCCCAGCCCGTCGAGCCCATCATGTGGCGGGTGAAGGAGTTCGTGCTCGTCGACAGCCTGATCGGCCAGGCGCGCCATGTGCCGCTTGCACGCTGGCCCTTGCTGGGCGCGTCAAGCCCGGCGTGACACCACCGCCTGCGCGAGCGCCGCGGCCGTGAGCGGCGCGCAACCTTCGGCGTGGTTGCTGATGGTGACGAAGGCGTTGTGCCCGGCGGCCGTGGTCGCAGCGATCACGCGGGCGAGCGTCTCGCGGGTGTGCGGGTCGGGGTCGAGCAGCTTGTCGAACGGGGCGTAGCGTTTCTCTGCCGATTCGTAGCCATAGGCGCCGTTGACCGGGTTGAGGTTCCAGCGGCACACCAGCGGGCCGGGCCACATCGCCCGCAGCATGGGCAGCTGGCCGTCGATGGGTGGCATCTTGGCTTGCAGGCCGAGGCAGAAGGCCGCGCCGCAGTCGCGCAAGAGGGCGGCGAAGGCGGGTGTCAGGAACTCCGGGTCGCGCACTTCCACCGCCACCACCGCGTCGGGTGCGGCGGCCAGCGAGGGCAGGGCCTGCAGCAGCGCGCGCAGCCGCTCGAACACCTCGTCGAGCCGGGTCAGCAGCGGCAAGGGCAGCGGGCTCAGCTGGAACACCAGCACGCCGAGCTTGGTGGCGAGGCCGTCGAGCGCGGGTTCCACGAACTCGCGGATCGCGATCTCGGGGTTGAGGAAGACCGGGTTCTCCTGCACCGCGCGGCCGTTTTCGCTGCGCACGGTGGCATCGGTGACCGAGGCGGGCGCCTTCACCACGAAGCGGAAGTCGTCGGGCACCTGCGCGGCATAGCGGGCGTATTGCTGCGCGGTGAGTGCGCGGTAGAAACTGCGGTCGATGCACACGCTGCGAAAGAGCGGGTGCTGCGCGTAGGCGGTGAGCCCTTCGCGCGACAGCTTGGATTCGTTGTGCTCGCCTTCCCACACCAGGGCTTTCCAGCCGGGGTAGCTCCACGACGAGCCACCGAGGCGAAGCCGCGGCGGCAGCTCGCGGGCGAGCGACACGAGCGACTCGTCGGGCGGGCAGGGCAGGACCTTGCCACCACGGCGCTTGGGCGCTTCGTTCGCCGGTGCCGGTGCCGGTGCCCCGGCCGGGGCAGGCGCCGGCCGAGGCGGCGCGAGCGGTGCGTCTTCGGGAAACAGGCTGTCTTGCATCGAGGCCGCAGCATACGGTCTGCCGGTTACAGTGCGGGCTTCCCAGGTTGCAGGGCGATCATGAAGGCTGTGCTCGGTGTGGTGTCGTTGCTGTTGGTGCTGGCCATCGTGGCGGTGGTGGCGAGCCGCTCGGTGAAGACGGCGACGGTCGTCTCGCCGATCACCGCCAGTGCACCCGGAACGTCCACCCAGCAGCAGGCGGCACAGATCCAGGAGCAGGTGCGCCAGGATGTCAACAAGGCCCTGGAAGACGCCGCCCGCCGCACCGAAGCCGCCGACAAATGAGCACCCCTGCCGACGAACACGCCATGCGCATCGCGCTCGACCAGGCCCACAACGCGTGGCTGGTCGGCGAGGTGCCGGTGGGGGCCGTGATCATGAAGGGCGGGCAGGTGATCGCCACCGGCTACAACCGCCCGATCACCGAGCACGACCCCACCGCCCACGCCGAGATCGTGGCCCTGCGCCACGCGGCCACGCTGCTCGGCAACTACCGCCTGCCCGAGTGCGAGCTCTACGTGACGCTCGAGCCCTGCGCCATGTGCGCGATGGCGCTGATGCACGCACGCTTCAAGCGCGTGGTGTTCGGTGCCACCGACCCCAAGACCGGCGCGGCCGGCTCGGTGGTCGACCTGTTCGCCGTGCCGCAACTCAACCACCACACCCAGATCGAAAGCGGCGTGCTGGCCGACGAGTGCGGCAAGGTGCTGCGCGATTTCTTCGCCGAGCGGCGCGAGCTGTACCGCAAGCGGCGGGCCCAGCCCGCCGAGCCCGGCGACAGCGAGTTCGGCGCCGCCCCTGACACGATTGACGTGATACCGACCGGAGAGGTTGTCGAAGTTGAGCCACCACCATCATCACCACCACGAAGCTGAGGCCCACCCGCAGCACCTCACGCTCTTCACGCCGGCCGGCGTGGTGCTGAAGGCCGCGCCGCTGAAGCTGGCGGCCCGGCGCCTGGCGGCCCAAGGGTTCGAGGTGACGGTGGACGAAGCGGCCCTCGCCAAGCACCAGCGCTTCGGCGGCGATGACGACACGCGGCTCGACGCGCTGCACCGCATCGCCAAGGCGCGGCCCGACATCGCGCTCGCCACCCGAGGCGGCTACGGCCTCACCCGCCTGCTCGACCGCATCGACTGGAAGCTCGTCGCCAAGAGCGTGGCCCACGGCACCCGCTGGGTCGGCCACAGCGACATGACCGCGCTCCAGCTCGGCCTGCTCGCCCACACCGGCGCACAGAGCTGGGCCGGGCCGCTGGCGGTGGGCGACTTCGGCGGCGAGACGGTCGACGACATCACGCAAGACTGCTTCGTCGAAGCCATGACCGGCGCGCTCGAAGCGGTGGGCTTTCGCACCGAGGCCGGCTTCGACGGCCTGCAGGCCAAGGGCGTGCTGTGGGGCGGCAACCTCTGCGTGCTCAACGCGCTGCTCGGCACGCCGCACTTCCCCAAGGTCAAGGGCGGCATCCTCTTCCTCGAAGACGTGAACGAGCACCCGTACCGCATCGAGCGCAGCCTGCTGCAGTTGCACCAGGCGGGGGTGCTGAACGCGCAGAAGGCGGTGGTGCTGGGCAGCTTCACCGAGTTCAAGAAATCGCCGCTCGACCGGGGCTACTCGCTGAAGG
This window harbors:
- a CDS encoding DUF72 domain-containing protein; the protein is MQDSLFPEDAPLAPPRPAPAPAGAPAPAPANEAPKRRGGKVLPCPPDESLVSLARELPPRLRLGGSSWSYPGWKALVWEGEHNESKLSREGLTAYAQHPLFRSVCIDRSFYRALTAQQYARYAAQVPDDFRFVVKAPASVTDATVRSENGRAVQENPVFLNPEIAIREFVEPALDGLATKLGVLVFQLSPLPLPLLTRLDEVFERLRALLQALPSLAAAPDAVVAVEVRDPEFLTPAFAALLRDCGAAFCLGLQAKMPPIDGQLPMLRAMWPGPLVCRWNLNPVNGAYGYESAEKRYAPFDKLLDPDPHTRETLARVIAATTAAGHNAFVTISNHAEGCAPLTAAALAQAVVSRRA
- a CDS encoding LD-carboxypeptidase gives rise to the protein MSKLSHHHHHHHEAEAHPQHLTLFTPAGVVLKAAPLKLAARRLAAQGFEVTVDEAALAKHQRFGGDDDTRLDALHRIAKARPDIALATRGGYGLTRLLDRIDWKLVAKSVAHGTRWVGHSDMTALQLGLLAHTGAQSWAGPLAVGDFGGETVDDITQDCFVEAMTGALEAVGFRTEAGFDGLQAKGVLWGGNLCVLNALLGTPHFPKVKGGILFLEDVNEHPYRIERSLLQLHQAGVLNAQKAVVLGSFTEFKKSPLDRGYSLKGVVEYLRSQTKTPILTGLPFGHVPTKVTMPVGAKVTLLVQARDVLMGWDH
- a CDS encoding DUF3830 family protein, yielding MPQRLQIVAAGYRFLAEAHPDAPATFAAFAKLLPYRQRIIHVRWSGEAVWVPLGDFQLGVGYENHTSHPSAGDVLFYPGGFSETELLIAYGACSFASKMGPLAGNHFLSIVEGREQLPALGRKVLLQGMQDVVFEWEPAARKT
- the tadA gene encoding tRNA adenosine(34) deaminase TadA; this encodes MSTPADEHAMRIALDQAHNAWLVGEVPVGAVIMKGGQVIATGYNRPITEHDPTAHAEIVALRHAATLLGNYRLPECELYVTLEPCAMCAMALMHARFKRVVFGATDPKTGAAGSVVDLFAVPQLNHHTQIESGVLADECGKVLRDFFAERRELYRKRRAQPAEPGDSEFGAAPDTIDVIPTGEVVEVEPPPSSPPRS
- a CDS encoding 2'-5' RNA ligase family protein; translation: MTRRADAPAGQLLLPGIEPPRRPTDRLFFALLPEAPAATAIADLARRLKAEHGLKGRPLASSRFHVTLHFFGDHVGLPQALVNGLSAAASELQGTPFDVTFDHAVSFAGRPRKRPLVLRGSDEGLAALVAFRQALSDALARRGLGQLAEARFTPHVTLLYDDQLRPPQPVEPIMWRVKEFVLVDSLIGQARHVPLARWPLLGASSPA